A region of the Methylobacterium nodulans ORS 2060 genome:
CGCTTCGCGTGCTCGACGGCGCCGTCTGCGTGCTCGACGGCAACCAGGGTGTCGAGCCCCAGACCGAGACCGTCTGGCGCCAGGCCGACAAGTACGACGTGCCGCGCGTCGTCTTCGTCAACAAGATGGACAAGATCGGCGCCGACTTCTTCAAGTGCGTCGCCGACATCATCGACCGCGTGGCCGGCAAGCCGGTCTGCCTGCAACTGCCCGTCGGCGCGGAGAGCAGCTTCCGCGGCGTGGTCGACCTGATCAAGATGAAGGCGATCATCTGGTCGGGCGAGGCGCTCGGCGCGAGCTTCTCCGAGGAGGAGATCCCGGCCGACCTCGCCGAGCAGGCAGCGGAGTACCGCACCAAGCTCATCGAAGCCTGCGTCGAGCTGGATGACGACGCCATGGCCGCCTATCTCGACGGCGTCGAGCCGGACGAGGCCACGCTGCGCAAGCTCGTGCGCGTTGCGGTGCAGCGGCGCGCCTTCCACCCGGTGCTCTGCGGCTCGGCCTTCAAGAACAAGGGCGTGCAGCCCCTCCTCGACGCCGTCGTCGACTACCTCCCCTCGCCCGCTGATCGCGGCGAGATCAAGGGCATCGACTACAAGACCGAGGAAGAGGTCGTCCGGAAGCCCTCCGACAGCGATCCGTTCTCCATGCTCGCCTTCAAGATCATGGACGACCCGCATGTCGGCACGATCACCTTCTGCCGCATCTACTCGGGCAAGGTGGAGTCGGGTGCGAACCTCCTGAACTCGACCCGCGACAAGCGCGAGCGCGTCGGCCGCATGCTGCTGATGCACGCCAACAACCGCGAGGACATCAAGGAGGCCTATGCGGGCGACATTGTCGCGCTCGCCGGCCTGAAGGACACCCGCACGGGCGATACCCTCTGCGATCCGAACAAGGCCGTGATCCTGGAGAAGATGGAGTTCCCCGAGCCGGTCATCGAGATCGCGGTCGAGCCGAAGTCCAAGGCGGACCAGGAGAAGCTCGGCATCGCGCTCTCGAAGCTCGCCGCCGAGGATCCGTCCTTCCGCGTCTCGACCGATCCGGAATCCGGCCAGACCATCCTCAAGGGGATGGGCGAGCTCCACCTCGACATCAAGGTCGACATCCTGAAGCGCACCTACAAGGTCGAGGCCAATATCGGCCAGCCGCAGGTGGCGTACCGGGAGAAGCTGACCCGCCGCACCGAGGTGGACTACACCCACAAGAAGCAGACCGGCGGCACCGGTCAGTTCGCGCGGGTGAAGCTGGTGGTCGAGCCGAACGAGCCGGGCGCCGGTTACTCGTTCGAGTCGAAGATCGTCGGCGGCGCGGTGCCCAAGGAGTACATCCCGGGCGTCGAGAAGGGCCTCCAGAGCGTGATGACCGCCGGCATCCTGGCGGGCTTCCCGGTGGTCGACATCAAGGTGGAGCTGATCGACGGCGCCTACCACGAGGTCGACTCCTCGGCGCTCGCCTTCGAGATCGCTTCGCGGGCCGCGCTCCGCGAGGCGCTGCAGAAGGGCGGCTCGGTCCTGCTCGAGCCGGTGATGAAGGTCGAGGTCGTGACCCCCGAGGATTACACCGGCTCGGTCATCGGCGACCTGAACTCCCGGCGCGGCCAGATCCAGGGCCAGGACATGCGCGGCAACGCCACCGTCATCAACGCGATGGTGCCGCTCGCCAACATGTTCGGCTACGTGAACCAGCTCCGCTCCTTCACCCAGGGGCGTGCAAACTTCACGATGCAGTTCGACCACTACGAGGAGGTCCCGCGCGGCGAGGCCGAGAAGGTGGTGGCGAAGTACGCCTGACGACGAACCGAGGGCCCCGGCCGCTCAAGCGGCCGGGCGTCCGGACGATGACAGGGCCTGACGCGCTTCTTTAGCGCAGCCCGACCCCTCACATCAGACCGTTACGGAGACTGGCCATGGCCAAGGAAAAGTTTTCGCGGACGAAGCCGCACTGCAACATCGGGACGATCGGGCACGTTGACCACGGCAAGACGTCTCTGACGGCGGCGATCACGAAGGTGCTGGCGGAGACGGGCGGCGCCACCTTCACGGCCTACGACCAGATCGACAAGGCGCCGGAGGAGAAGGCGCGCGGGATCACGATCTCGACGGCGCACGTGGAGTACGAGACGCAGAACCGGCACTACGCGCACGTGGACTGCCCCGGGCACGCCGACTACGTGAAGAACATGATCACGGGCGCGGCGCAGATGGACGGGGCGATCCTGGTGGTGTCGGCCGCGGACGGGCCGATGCCGCAGACGCGCGAGCACATCCTGCTGGCCCGCCAGGTGGGCGTGCCGGCGCTGGTGGTGTTCATGAACAAGGTCGACATGGTGGACGATCCGGAGCTTTTGGATCTGGTCGAGCTTGAGGTGCGCGAGCTTTTGTCGAAGTACGACTTCCCGGGCGACGACATCCCGATCGTGAAGGGCTCGGCGTTGTGCGCGCTGGAGAACCGGGAGCCGAAGATCGGGCACGACGCGATCCTGGAGCTGATGAGCCACGTCGACAGCTACATCCCGCAGCCGGAGCGGCCGATCGACCTGCCGTTCCTGATGCCGATCGAGGACGTGTTCTCGATCTCGGGCCGCGGCACGGTGGTGACGGGCCGGGTGGAGCGCGGGGTGATCAAGGTGGGCGAGGAGGTCGAGATCGTCGGCATCCGTCCGACCACCAAGACGACGGTGACCGGCGTCGAGATGTTCCGCAAGCTGCTGGACCAGGGCCAGGCCGGCGACAACGTGGGCGTGCTGTTGCGCGGCACCAAGCGCGAGGACGTGGAGCGCGGGCAGGTGGTGTGCAAGCCGGGATCGGTGAAGCCGCACACCAAGTTCAAGGCGGAGGCCTACATCCTGACCAAGGAGGAGGGCGGCCGGCACACGCCGTTCTTCACCAACTACCGGCCGCAGTTCTACTTCCGCACCACGGACGTGACCGGGGTGGTGCAGCTGCCGGAAGGCACCGAGATGGTGATGCCGGGCGACAACGTGACCATGGACGTGACGCTGATCGTGCCGGTGGCGATGGAGGAGAAGCTGCGCTTCGCCATCCGCGAGGGCGGCCGCACCGTCGGCGCCGGCGTCGTCGCTTCCATCGCCGATTAAGCGCTCCGCCGCTCAACGCCAACGGGACAGGTGAGGGGGCGGGCCCTCGAGCCCGCCCCTTCCCCGTCGCGAGGACTTAAAGACCCATGAACGGCCAGAACATCCGCATTCGCCTCAAGGCGTTCGATCATCGCATCCTGGATTCGTCGACCCGCGAGATCGTCTCGACGGCGAAGCGGACCGGTGCGCAGGTCCGCGGGCCCATCCCGCTGCCGACCCGGATCGAGCGCTTCACCGTCAACCGCTCGCCGCACATCGACAAGAAGTCGCGCGAGCAGTTCGAGATGCGCACCCACAAGCGCGTGCTCGACATCGTCGACCCCACCCCGCAGACCGTGGACGCGCTGATGAAGCTCGACCTCGCCGCGGGCGTGGACGTGGAGATCAAGCTCTAGGGGATCCTGGCGGATCCTTGGAGCTTTCGGGCAGAACTGCGCGGGGGAGAACCATGCGCTCAGGAGTCATCGCACAGAAGGTCGGCATGACCCGCGTCTTCACGGACGCCGGCGAGCATGTTCCGGTCACCGTGCTCAAGGTCGATCAGTGCCAGGTGGTGGCCCACCGCACGGTCGAGAAGAACGGCTACGTCGCGCTGCAGGTCGGCGTCGGCAAGGCCAAGGTCAAGAACGTGTCCAAGGCCGAGCGCGGTCGCTTCGCGATCGCCAAGGTCGAGCCGAAGCGCAAGCTCGCCGAGTTCCGCGTCAGCGAGGACGCGCTGATTCCGGTCGGCGCCGAGATCACTGCGGACCACTTCATCCCGGGCCAGTTCGTCGACGTGACGGGCATCACCACGGGTAAGGGCTTCGCCGGCGGCATGAAGCGCTGGAACTTCGGCGGTCTGCGGGCGTCGCACGGCGTCTCGATCTCGCACCGCTCGATCGGTTCGACCGGCGGCCGTCAGGACCCGGGCAAGACCTTCAAGAACAAGAAGATGCCGGGCCATCTCGGCGTCGAGCGGGTCACGACCCAGAACCTGCGCGTCGTGCGCACGGATCCGGAGCGCGGCCTGATCCTGGTCGAGGGTGCGGTGCCGGGCGTCGCCGGCGGCTGGATCCATGTCCGCGACGCGGTCAAGCGCAAGCTGCCGGCCGAGGCGCCGATGCCGGGCAAGTTCCGAGAACTCGCCGACGGCGCGGCCCCCGCCGGAGCCGTGCAGGCGGCGCAAGCCGCCCCCGAGGCCCCGGCCGCTGAGGAGAACGCGTGATGAAATTCGAGATCACGACGCTCGACGGCGCTGACGCCGGTTCGGTCGAGCTCGACGAGGCCATCTTCGGGCTGGAGCCCCGCGCCGACCTGCTGCAGCGCTGCGTGCGCTGGCAGCTCGCCAAGCGCCAGGCCGGCACCCACAAGGTGAAGACGCGGTCCGAGATCAGCCGGACCACGAAGAAGATGTACAAGCAGAAGGGCACCGGCAACGCCCGTCACGGCGCGGCCTCGGCGCCGCAGTTCCGCGGCGGCGCCCGCGCCTTCGGGCCGGTGGTGCGCTCCCATGCCCATGACCTGCCCAAGAAGGTGCGGGCGCTGGCGCTGCGGCACGCGCTGTCGGCCAAGGCCAAGGACGCGTCGCTGATCGTCGTCGACGACGTGCGGCTCGAGGACGGCAAGACCAAGGCGCTCAAGGAGTGCTTCGGCAAGCTCGGCCTGTCGAACGCCCTCATCATCGGCGGCACCGAGGTGGACGAGAACTTCGGCCGCGCGGCGCGCAACCTGCCGTCCATCGACGTCCTGCCGGTGCAGGGCATCAACGTCTACGACATCCTGCGGCGCGACAAGCTCGTCCTGACGCGCGCGGCCGTCGATGCGCTGGAGGCGCGTTTCAAATGAGTGCGGATCCGCGCCACTACGACGTGATCGTCGCTCCCGTGATCACCGAGAAGGCCACCAACCTCTCGGAGCTGAACAAGGTCGTCTTCCGGGTCGCCCCGAAGGCCACCAAGCCGCAGATCAAGGAAGCGGTCGAGAAGCTGTTCGAGGTCAAGGTGAAGAGCGTCAACACGCTCGTCACCAAGGGCAAGACCAAGATGTTCCGCGGTCAGCGCGGCCAGCGTTCGGACGTGAAGAAGGCGATCGTCACCCTCGAGGAGGGGCAGACCATCGACGTCACGACCGGGCTGTGATGGAACGGCGTTAAGGGATCAAGACGATGGCTTTGAAGACATTCAAGCCGGTCACGCCGAGCCTTCGCCAGCTCGTGATCGTGGACCGGTCCGAGCTCTACAAGGGCAAGCCGGTGAAGGCGCTCACCGAGGGCAAGATCTCCTCGGGCGGGCGCAACAACCTCGGCCGGGTGACCGTCCGCTTCCGCGGCGGCGGCCACAAGCGCACGCTGCGCAACGTCGACTTCAAGCGGCGGGAGCATGCGGGCAAGGTCGGGACCGTGGAGCGGATCGAGTACGATCCGAACCGCACCGCCTTCATCGCGCTCGTGACCTATGAGGGCGGCGCCCAGAGCTACATCCTGGCGCCGCAGCGGGTGAAGGCCGGCGACAAGGTCGTGTCGGGCGACTCGGTCGACATCAAGCCGGGCAACGCCATGCCGATCGGCAACATGCCGGTGGGCACGATCGTGCACAATGTCGAGCTGAAGATCGGCAAGGGCGGGGCGATCGCCCGCTCGGCGGGCAACTACGCCCAGATCGTCGGCCGCGACCAGGGCTACGTGACGCTGCGCCTCAACTCGGGCGAGCAGCGCCTCGTGCACGGCCAGTGCTACGCCACTGTGGGCGCGGTCTCGAACCCCGACCACATGAACATCTCGCTCGGCAAGGCGGGCCGCAAGCGCTGGCTCGGCCGGCGTCCGCACAACCGCGGCGTAGCCATGAACCCGATCGATCACCCGCATGGCGGCGGCGAGGGCCGCACCTCGGGCGGCCGTCACCCGGTCACCCCGTGGGGCTTCCCGACCAAGGGCAAGAAGACCCGCTCGAACAAGCGGACCGACACCTTCATCGTGTCGAGCCGCCACAACCGCAAGAAGTAGGGCGAAGGAGCTTCGACCCATGGCACGTTCAGTCTGGAAGGGGCCGTTCGTCGACGGCTACCTCCTCAAGAAGGCGGAGGCCGCCCGCGGCTCCACCCGCAGCGAAGTGATCAAGATCTGGAGCCGCCGCTCCACGATCCTCCCGCAGTTCGTTGGCCTGACCTTCGGGGTCTACAACGGGCAGAAGCACATTCCGGTCTACGTCTCCGAGGAGATGGTCGGGCACAAGTTCGGCGAGTTCTCGCCCACCCGGACCTTCCACGGTCACGCGGCCGACAAGAAGGCGAAGAGGCGCTAAGATGGGCAAGGCAGCAGCACCCCGCGCGCTCCCCGAGAACGAGGCGAAGGCTGTCGCGCGCATGCTGCGCGTCAGCCCGCAGAAGCTCAACCTCGTCGCGCAGCTGATCCGGGGCAAGAAGGTCGCGACCGCGCTCGCCGACCTGCAGTTCTCGCAGAAGCGCATCGCCGTCGAGGTCAAGAAGTGCCTCGAGAGCGCGATCGCCAACGCCGAGAACAACCACGACCTCGATGTCGACGACCTCGTGGTCAAGGAGGCCTATGTGGGCAAGGCGCTCGTGCTGAAGCGCTTCCATGCCCGCGCCCGCGGCCGGGGTGCCCGCATCCTGAAGCCGTTCTCGAACCTCACCATCGTGGTGCGTGAGGTCCGGGCCGAGGCCGCGTGAGGAGGAACTGATGGGACAGAAGGTCAATCCGATCGGTCTCCGGCTCGGCATCAACCGGACCTGGGACTCGCGCTGGTACGCGAACAAGGGCGAGTATGCCCGCCTCATGCATGAGGACGTCGCGATCCGCCAGGCGCTGATGAAGCAGCTCAAGCAGGCGGCGGTCTCCAAGATCGTGATCGAGCGCCCGCACCGGAAGTGCCGCGTCACCATCCACTCGGGCCGTCCCGGCGTGGTGATCGGCA
Encoded here:
- the fusA gene encoding elongation factor G, which translates into the protein MPRTHAIEDYRNFGIMAHIDAGKTTTTERILYYTGKSHKIGEVHEGAATMDWMEQEQERGITITSAATTCFWRDKRLNIIDTPGHVDFTIEVERSLRVLDGAVCVLDGNQGVEPQTETVWRQADKYDVPRVVFVNKMDKIGADFFKCVADIIDRVAGKPVCLQLPVGAESSFRGVVDLIKMKAIIWSGEALGASFSEEEIPADLAEQAAEYRTKLIEACVELDDDAMAAYLDGVEPDEATLRKLVRVAVQRRAFHPVLCGSAFKNKGVQPLLDAVVDYLPSPADRGEIKGIDYKTEEEVVRKPSDSDPFSMLAFKIMDDPHVGTITFCRIYSGKVESGANLLNSTRDKRERVGRMLLMHANNREDIKEAYAGDIVALAGLKDTRTGDTLCDPNKAVILEKMEFPEPVIEIAVEPKSKADQEKLGIALSKLAAEDPSFRVSTDPESGQTILKGMGELHLDIKVDILKRTYKVEANIGQPQVAYREKLTRRTEVDYTHKKQTGGTGQFARVKLVVEPNEPGAGYSFESKIVGGAVPKEYIPGVEKGLQSVMTAGILAGFPVVDIKVELIDGAYHEVDSSALAFEIASRAALREALQKGGSVLLEPVMKVEVVTPEDYTGSVIGDLNSRRGQIQGQDMRGNATVINAMVPLANMFGYVNQLRSFTQGRANFTMQFDHYEEVPRGEAEKVVAKYA
- the tuf gene encoding elongation factor Tu; the protein is MAKEKFSRTKPHCNIGTIGHVDHGKTSLTAAITKVLAETGGATFTAYDQIDKAPEEKARGITISTAHVEYETQNRHYAHVDCPGHADYVKNMITGAAQMDGAILVVSAADGPMPQTREHILLARQVGVPALVVFMNKVDMVDDPELLDLVELEVRELLSKYDFPGDDIPIVKGSALCALENREPKIGHDAILELMSHVDSYIPQPERPIDLPFLMPIEDVFSISGRGTVVTGRVERGVIKVGEEVEIVGIRPTTKTTVTGVEMFRKLLDQGQAGDNVGVLLRGTKREDVERGQVVCKPGSVKPHTKFKAEAYILTKEEGGRHTPFFTNYRPQFYFRTTDVTGVVQLPEGTEMVMPGDNVTMDVTLIVPVAMEEKLRFAIREGGRTVGAGVVASIAD
- the rpsJ gene encoding 30S ribosomal protein S10: MNGQNIRIRLKAFDHRILDSSTREIVSTAKRTGAQVRGPIPLPTRIERFTVNRSPHIDKKSREQFEMRTHKRVLDIVDPTPQTVDALMKLDLAAGVDVEIKL
- the rplC gene encoding 50S ribosomal protein L3, coding for MRSGVIAQKVGMTRVFTDAGEHVPVTVLKVDQCQVVAHRTVEKNGYVALQVGVGKAKVKNVSKAERGRFAIAKVEPKRKLAEFRVSEDALIPVGAEITADHFIPGQFVDVTGITTGKGFAGGMKRWNFGGLRASHGVSISHRSIGSTGGRQDPGKTFKNKKMPGHLGVERVTTQNLRVVRTDPERGLILVEGAVPGVAGGWIHVRDAVKRKLPAEAPMPGKFRELADGAAPAGAVQAAQAAPEAPAAEENA
- the rplD gene encoding 50S ribosomal protein L4, which produces MKFEITTLDGADAGSVELDEAIFGLEPRADLLQRCVRWQLAKRQAGTHKVKTRSEISRTTKKMYKQKGTGNARHGAASAPQFRGGARAFGPVVRSHAHDLPKKVRALALRHALSAKAKDASLIVVDDVRLEDGKTKALKECFGKLGLSNALIIGGTEVDENFGRAARNLPSIDVLPVQGINVYDILRRDKLVLTRAAVDALEARFK
- a CDS encoding 50S ribosomal protein L23 — translated: MSADPRHYDVIVAPVITEKATNLSELNKVVFRVAPKATKPQIKEAVEKLFEVKVKSVNTLVTKGKTKMFRGQRGQRSDVKKAIVTLEEGQTIDVTTGL
- the rplB gene encoding 50S ribosomal protein L2, with protein sequence MALKTFKPVTPSLRQLVIVDRSELYKGKPVKALTEGKISSGGRNNLGRVTVRFRGGGHKRTLRNVDFKRREHAGKVGTVERIEYDPNRTAFIALVTYEGGAQSYILAPQRVKAGDKVVSGDSVDIKPGNAMPIGNMPVGTIVHNVELKIGKGGAIARSAGNYAQIVGRDQGYVTLRLNSGEQRLVHGQCYATVGAVSNPDHMNISLGKAGRKRWLGRRPHNRGVAMNPIDHPHGGGEGRTSGGRHPVTPWGFPTKGKKTRSNKRTDTFIVSSRHNRKK
- the rpsS gene encoding 30S ribosomal protein S19, with the protein product MARSVWKGPFVDGYLLKKAEAARGSTRSEVIKIWSRRSTILPQFVGLTFGVYNGQKHIPVYVSEEMVGHKFGEFSPTRTFHGHAADKKAKRR
- the rplV gene encoding 50S ribosomal protein L22, with product MGKAAAPRALPENEAKAVARMLRVSPQKLNLVAQLIRGKKVATALADLQFSQKRIAVEVKKCLESAIANAENNHDLDVDDLVVKEAYVGKALVLKRFHARARGRGARILKPFSNLTIVVREVRAEAA